The following are encoded in a window of Bradyrhizobium guangdongense genomic DNA:
- a CDS encoding sensor histidine kinase, whose translation MTAFGKLVRTTAFRLTLVYLLLFAMFAASLLGYFAWNTRRLITEEITQTVNAETSEINVIYDRRGLVGLVRTIEYRALRPGANLYLVTTPTGQAVAGNVGSLAPGVMATRGWSETAYRRLEDADDRDHRALVRVTELENGFRLLIGRDLAERRRLFGIVAKAAQWSILIVVVLGLGGGVFVARRVLTRIDAMSGTAHRIMTGDLSERLPVGRSGDELDRLAENLNAMLERIEALMAGLKEVSDNIAHDLKTPLTRLRNRAEEALAKSGCEADYRAALERTIEESDGLIRTFNALLMIARAESGQARGNMDDFDAAEVAGGIHELYEPLAEDDGMTLKVRAEPAPVHANRELISQALANLVENAIKYGKPVAQTGGTVVSMDSRQITIEAKREGDQVLLSVTDHGPGIPEADRKHAVERFVRLEASRTLPGSGLGLSLASAVATLHGGELRLGDAQPGLVATLVLPARADAGDRVAPPIPDVPQKVA comes from the coding sequence GTGACGGCATTCGGTAAACTCGTCCGCACCACGGCGTTCCGGCTGACGCTGGTCTATCTGCTGCTGTTCGCGATGTTCGCGGCCTCGCTGCTCGGCTATTTCGCCTGGAACACGCGGCGGCTGATCACCGAGGAAATCACGCAGACGGTGAATGCCGAGACCTCGGAGATCAACGTGATCTATGATCGCCGCGGCTTGGTCGGCCTGGTGCGAACGATCGAATACCGCGCGCTCCGGCCGGGCGCCAACCTCTACCTCGTGACCACGCCGACCGGGCAGGCGGTTGCCGGCAATGTCGGCTCGCTCGCGCCGGGCGTGATGGCGACGCGCGGCTGGTCGGAGACCGCCTATCGGCGGCTCGAGGACGCAGACGACCGCGACCATCGCGCGCTGGTGCGCGTCACCGAGCTCGAGAACGGTTTCCGCCTCCTGATCGGCCGCGACCTCGCCGAGCGGCGGCGCCTGTTCGGCATCGTCGCCAAGGCGGCGCAATGGTCGATCCTGATCGTGGTCGTGCTCGGCCTCGGCGGCGGCGTCTTCGTCGCCCGCAGGGTGCTGACGCGCATCGATGCCATGAGCGGCACGGCCCACCGCATCATGACCGGCGATCTCAGCGAGCGCCTGCCTGTGGGGCGCAGTGGCGACGAGCTCGATCGTCTCGCCGAAAACCTCAATGCCATGTTGGAGCGGATCGAGGCGCTGATGGCGGGGCTGAAGGAGGTCTCCGACAACATCGCCCACGACCTCAAGACGCCGCTGACCCGCCTGCGCAACCGCGCCGAAGAGGCGCTGGCGAAATCAGGCTGCGAGGCGGATTACCGCGCCGCGCTGGAGCGGACCATCGAGGAATCCGACGGCCTGATCCGCACCTTCAACGCACTTCTGATGATCGCGCGCGCCGAGTCCGGCCAGGCGCGCGGCAACATGGATGATTTCGACGCCGCCGAGGTCGCGGGCGGCATCCACGAACTCTACGAGCCGCTCGCCGAAGATGACGGTATGACCTTGAAGGTGAGAGCCGAGCCGGCGCCGGTTCACGCCAATCGCGAATTGATCAGTCAGGCGCTGGCCAATCTCGTCGAGAATGCGATCAAGTACGGCAAGCCGGTCGCGCAGACCGGTGGAACCGTCGTCAGCATGGACTCCAGGCAGATCACGATCGAGGCGAAGCGCGAAGGCGATCAGGTGCTGCTCAGCGTCACCGATCACGGTCCCGGCATCCCGGAGGCGGACCGCAAGCACGCCGTCGAACGATTCGTGCGGCTGGAGGCGAGCCGCACGCTTCCGGGCTCGGGCCTCGGCCTCAGCCTTGCCTCCGCGGTTGCGACACTCCATGGCGGTGAATTGCGGCTGGGCGACGCCCAGCCCGGCCTCGTTGCCACGCTGGTGCTGCCGGCGCGCGCGGACGCCGGCGACAGGGTTGCTCCGCCAATACCGGATGTGCCACAGAAGGTGGCATGA
- a CDS encoding response regulator transcription factor, translating to MRLLIIEDDRESADYLVKAFREVGHIADHAGDGEEGLAMAENGDYDVLVIDRMLPKRDGLSLIGALRDKGDTTPVLILSALGQVDDRIKGLRAGGDDYLPKPYSFAELLARVEVLSRRRGGPAEDTLYRVGDLELDRLSHRVARGKDELTLQPREFRLLEYLMKHAGQVVTRTMLLENVWDYHFDPQTNVIDVHISRLRSKIDKGFERPLLHTIRGAGYMIRDGIR from the coding sequence AAGACGACCGCGAATCCGCCGACTATCTCGTGAAGGCGTTTCGCGAAGTCGGACATATTGCCGACCACGCCGGTGACGGCGAGGAGGGCCTCGCCATGGCCGAGAACGGCGATTACGACGTCTTGGTGATCGATCGCATGCTGCCCAAGCGGGACGGCCTGTCGCTGATCGGCGCGCTGCGCGACAAGGGCGACACGACGCCGGTGCTGATTCTCTCCGCGCTCGGTCAGGTCGACGACCGCATCAAGGGTCTGCGCGCCGGTGGCGACGACTATCTACCGAAGCCCTATTCCTTCGCCGAGTTGCTCGCCCGCGTCGAGGTGCTGTCGCGCCGCCGCGGGGGACCTGCCGAGGATACGCTCTACCGCGTCGGCGATCTCGAGCTCGACCGGCTCTCTCACCGCGTCGCGCGCGGCAAGGACGAGCTGACGCTCCAGCCCCGCGAATTCCGCCTGCTCGAATATCTCATGAAGCATGCCGGCCAGGTGGTGACGCGCACCATGCTGCTGGAGAACGTCTGGGACTATCATTTCGATCCCCAGACCAACGTGATCGACGTGCACATTTCGCGGCTGCGCTCCAAGATCGACAAGGGCTTCGAGCGGCCGCTGCTGCACACGATCCGCGGCGCCGGGTACATGATCCGTGACGGCATTCGGTAA